In a single window of the bacterium genome:
- the gatA gene encoding Asp-tRNA(Asn)/Glu-tRNA(Gln) amidotransferase subunit GatA, whose protein sequence is MELFELRARELAKKIRTGEVSSVEATEAVLRRIEQLEPIINAYITVIADKALDRARSLDDKRARGEDTGPLGGVPMAIKDSIIVAGTRTTAGSHILENYIPPYNAHVIDKLLDAGAVFVGKSNTDEFTMGSTCETSYFGTARNPHNIDRVTGGSSGGSAAALAAHECIAALGSDTGGSIRQPASFCGVVGIKPTYGRVSRFGLIAYASSLDQIGPMTKSVEDSALVLSVIAGHDRRDSTSLDEPVPDYIAETDAGVKGLRVGLPREYFGEGLDPEVLKVTLEAVDILKSEGIEIVDISLPHTEYAVPTYYLLATAEASANLERYDGVRYGHRSGDAENLYEMYSKSRSEGFGIEVKRRIMLGTYCLSAGYYDAYYRKAQKVRRLIKEDFDHAFGTVDAILAPVCPTTAFPVGSKINDPLQMYLADIYTISLNLAGLPGITVPAGKARDGLPVGVQFMGRILDESTLFRIARVLERNVGYLNVEKGAV, encoded by the coding sequence TTGGAATTATTCGAGTTGAGAGCTCGTGAACTCGCAAAGAAAATCAGAACGGGAGAAGTTTCATCGGTCGAAGCTACAGAAGCTGTACTCCGCAGAATCGAACAACTCGAACCCATTATCAACGCTTACATTACCGTTATAGCCGATAAAGCCCTCGATCGCGCACGGTCTCTTGACGATAAACGCGCCCGGGGTGAAGACACAGGTCCGCTCGGCGGTGTTCCCATGGCCATCAAGGATTCGATCATAGTCGCCGGAACACGAACTACCGCCGGATCTCACATTCTTGAAAACTATATTCCACCCTATAATGCCCATGTTATCGATAAGCTGCTCGATGCAGGAGCGGTGTTTGTCGGAAAATCCAATACCGACGAATTCACCATGGGTTCCACCTGCGAGACATCCTATTTCGGTACAGCGCGAAACCCGCACAACATCGACAGGGTAACCGGAGGTTCCTCGGGAGGCTCGGCAGCAGCGCTCGCCGCTCATGAGTGTATCGCAGCTCTCGGCTCGGATACCGGCGGTTCCATCAGGCAGCCGGCTTCCTTCTGCGGAGTTGTCGGCATCAAGCCTACCTACGGCCGTGTTTCACGGTTCGGCCTGATCGCTTATGCATCCTCGCTCGACCAGATAGGGCCCATGACAAAATCTGTCGAGGATTCCGCGCTTGTTCTCTCGGTCATCGCCGGTCACGACAGACGTGATTCGACCAGCCTCGACGAGCCCGTTCCCGATTATATCGCCGAAACAGACGCGGGAGTGAAAGGGCTCAGGGTCGGTCTCCCACGCGAATATTTCGGTGAAGGGCTCGATCCCGAAGTTCTGAAAGTTACCCTCGAAGCGGTGGATATTCTGAAATCGGAGGGGATAGAAATCGTCGATATTTCGCTCCCCCACACCGAATACGCGGTACCGACCTATTATCTTCTGGCCACAGCGGAGGCATCCGCGAATCTGGAGCGGTACGACGGCGTGCGGTACGGTCACCGTTCCGGGGACGCCGAGAACCTGTATGAAATGTACAGCAAATCACGCTCCGAGGGATTCGGCATCGAGGTGAAACGCCGTATCATGCTCGGCACGTACTGCCTCTCCGCGGGCTATTACGATGCATATTACCGTAAGGCGCAGAAAGTCAGACGGCTCATCAAGGAGGATTTCGACCACGCATTCGGGACAGTCGATGCCATCCTTGCTCCGGTCTGCCCTACAACCGCGTTCCCTGTCGGCTCCAAGATCAACGATCCCCTCCAGATGTACCTTGCGGACATCTATACCATATCGCTCAATCTTGCCGGACTGCCCGGAATCACTGTTCCGGCGGGGAAAGCTCGTGACGGTCTGCCCGTCGGCGTCCAGTTCATGGGAAGGATTCTCGATGAGAGCACCCTGTTCAGGATTGCCCGGGTTCTCGAACGGAATGTGGGATACCTGAATGTGGAAAAGGGGGCGGTCTGA
- the corA gene encoding magnesium/cobalt transporter CorA: protein MITVYSYNIAEGTLSKPTIKELPVVFESENVDLWVDLEAPTAEEAAILRTVFNFHELAIEDCIATDIEEAKLDDYESYLFLVFQAVFYNNERLSFDITELDLFFGENYVVTHHKKPTVGINQLKHRLEKGIDFMAQGTDEILHAIVDSLVDNYTLTFKKLERSIYAIEGEILSEPTKKTFNNIFRLKRGLINLRRIIAPEEEVLEILANSEHELIQEENKFYFQDVHDHISAIQGLLDSYMEMVTGTMDTYVSISNHRMTDVMIMLTIISTIMLPPTLIASIYGMNVNLPFSDSPHIFLIISIISMAFVGFMLLYFKKNDWF from the coding sequence ATGATTACCGTATACAGTTACAACATAGCGGAAGGAACGCTGTCGAAACCGACAATAAAAGAGCTTCCGGTTGTTTTTGAGTCTGAAAATGTCGATTTATGGGTCGATCTGGAAGCGCCGACAGCTGAAGAAGCCGCGATTCTGCGTACGGTATTCAACTTCCACGAACTCGCAATCGAAGACTGTATAGCGACCGATATCGAAGAGGCGAAACTCGATGACTATGAAAGCTATCTGTTCCTAGTCTTTCAGGCCGTTTTTTATAACAACGAGCGCTTATCGTTCGACATCACCGAACTCGATCTCTTTTTCGGGGAAAACTATGTGGTAACACATCACAAGAAACCCACGGTCGGAATAAACCAGCTCAAGCACCGTCTTGAAAAAGGAATAGACTTCATGGCTCAGGGAACCGACGAAATTCTCCATGCAATTGTCGACTCCCTCGTCGATAACTACACGCTGACGTTCAAGAAGCTCGAACGGAGCATCTACGCCATCGAGGGAGAAATCCTCTCCGAACCGACCAAAAAGACTTTTAACAATATTTTCAGACTCAAGCGCGGCCTCATCAACCTCCGCCGTATCATCGCGCCAGAAGAAGAGGTTCTTGAAATCCTGGCCAATTCGGAACACGAGCTGATTCAGGAAGAAAACAAATTCTATTTCCAGGATGTTCACGACCATATTTCAGCTATTCAGGGTCTCCTTGACTCCTATATGGAAATGGTTACGGGCACGATGGACACCTATGTCAGCATTTCAAATCACCGTATGACCGACGTGATGATCATGCTCACCATAATTTCCACCATTATGCTCCCTCCGACGCTTATCGCAAGTATTTACGGCATGAATGTAAATTTACCTTTTTCCGACAGTCCGCACATTTTCCTGATCATCTCCATTATAAGCATGGCGTTTGTCGGTTTCATGCTGTTGTACTTCAAGAAAAATGACTGGTTTTGA
- a CDS encoding energy-coupling factor transporter transmembrane protein EcfT, with protein sequence MSLRDITLGRFVYGTSFLHRLDPRAKLVCLLIIMCGLFGMSGWRPLLFTGLYTALACAMSGLTPFYLARSIMPFKWLILVTVLLNVLFVGGHILVEAPLPYGGITKEGLMLGTLYGSRIALLVLAASLLTLTTEPIVLVTGVEKMLYPLSKIGMKPQELAIAMVITIRFIPVLLDEAVKISKSHAARGFNPNRGLKARLKSVSMLMVPLLTSSIRRAEHLAVAMDCRLYRSEVQRTRYREIHMSFRDWAVLSVTAVFVLGMTIV encoded by the coding sequence ATGAGCCTGCGAGATATTACACTGGGCCGTTTTGTCTACGGCACATCGTTTCTCCACCGTCTCGATCCCCGCGCGAAGCTTGTGTGTCTTCTCATTATCATGTGCGGTCTGTTCGGTATGAGCGGGTGGCGCCCGCTTCTTTTTACAGGGCTTTATACAGCGCTTGCATGCGCGATGTCCGGCCTGACACCGTTCTATCTGGCTCGGAGCATTATGCCGTTTAAATGGCTCATCCTTGTCACCGTCCTCCTCAATGTGCTGTTCGTGGGTGGCCACATTCTTGTTGAGGCCCCTCTCCCCTATGGCGGTATAACAAAAGAAGGGCTTATGCTGGGAACCCTGTACGGGTCACGTATCGCACTGCTCGTGCTCGCGGCTTCCCTTCTGACATTGACGACCGAACCGATAGTGCTCGTGACCGGTGTTGAAAAAATGCTGTATCCCCTGTCGAAAATTGGTATGAAACCCCAGGAGCTGGCAATTGCGATGGTAATAACCATTCGTTTCATTCCCGTTCTTCTCGATGAGGCGGTGAAAATCAGCAAATCCCATGCGGCGCGGGGTTTTAACCCGAACAGGGGGCTGAAGGCACGCCTGAAATCGGTGTCCATGCTCATGGTGCCCCTCCTGACATCGTCCATCAGGAGAGCCGAACACCTCGCGGTTGCCATGGACTGCCGCCTCTACCGGAGTGAAGTGCAGCGAACCCGTTACAGGGAAATTCATATGTCGTTTCGCGACTGGGCGGTTTTGTCCGTGACGGCTGTTTTTGTTCTCGGTATGACGATAGTGTAG
- the truA gene encoding tRNA pseudouridine(38-40) synthase TruA yields MNTRTIKLVIEYDGTRFAGWQVQPEARTVQSVIEEALGKVLHNPVRLVAAGRTDAGVHAAGQVASFRTTSDIDTARLKRALNALCPRDVTVLELSQAPDGFNARFSAVSRSYRYMLSTRRLSIGRSYAWHVPYRLDRELLMASTQCLDGACNLRGFSKGQENDDFSTVILKNQWKFDDNLMIFEITAVRFFHHSVRSIVGSAVDVARRKAPADLLRRILETRDRRLAGTTAPPTGLCLVSVDYGE; encoded by the coding sequence ATGAATACACGTACGATTAAACTTGTCATCGAATATGATGGCACACGATTCGCGGGCTGGCAGGTACAGCCGGAAGCGAGGACGGTGCAGAGCGTTATCGAAGAAGCTCTCGGTAAGGTTCTCCATAATCCTGTACGGCTTGTCGCGGCGGGACGGACCGATGCGGGTGTCCATGCCGCCGGTCAGGTGGCATCGTTCAGGACTACATCAGATATTGACACAGCCCGCCTGAAACGAGCGCTCAATGCGTTGTGCCCGCGCGATGTGACCGTGCTGGAGCTCTCTCAGGCACCTGATGGTTTCAACGCGCGTTTCAGTGCAGTGTCGCGGAGCTACCGGTATATGTTATCCACCCGTCGCCTGTCCATAGGCCGCTCCTACGCATGGCATGTGCCTTACAGACTGGACAGGGAACTCCTCATGGCATCTACACAGTGTCTCGATGGCGCCTGTAATCTCCGGGGATTTTCAAAAGGACAGGAAAACGATGATTTTTCGACTGTTATCCTGAAAAACCAGTGGAAGTTTGACGATAATTTGATGATATTTGAAATCACGGCGGTCAGGTTCTTCCACCACTCCGTGCGAAGCATCGTGGGAAGTGCCGTTGATGTGGCCCGCAGAAAAGCACCTGCCGATCTGCTGCGCCGGATTCTGGAAACACGCGACAGACGCCTTGCAGGGACAACCGCTCCACCGACCGGTCTTTGCCTGGTCAGCGTTGATTATGGAGAATAA
- a CDS encoding trypsin-like peptidase domain-containing protein has product MYVSKNNSHQTTGRTNRLKYTALVFIGILIGSVFTVKQGFFTGSDRNLDNGIVAVAQTGSPAIPRDIPEYERAVIEATHKALPAVVSIHTYGTRNVLYTFRDPLLNMLYGGRIGEQNVSSLGSGVIIDRDGTIISNDHVINLAQDNPRMRIQVSLTDGRTFEAKLLKSFPRQDIAILSIKAKNIPYLDLGSSGDLVQGQTAIAIGNPFGPSLTLGLSGGEPTVTRGVISALKRSLTMEDTEGTPRYYRNMLQTDASINEGNSGGALIDLNGRLIGINTAIYTAGGPGSIGIGFAIPVDRVKLILDNVRNYGDIPDAFTGITVQQLTQNTRRRINLQSDSEVMIKHVDSGSPGDRAGFKPDDVIVGVNGLNVTTIEEVQNMFLGAVPGEVYTLTVYRDGSFMELNLKLGISK; this is encoded by the coding sequence ATGTATGTCTCAAAAAATAATTCCCATCAGACGACAGGCCGGACAAACCGGCTGAAATACACCGCCCTGGTGTTTATTGGAATTCTGATCGGATCGGTGTTCACGGTGAAACAGGGATTTTTTACAGGCAGCGACCGGAACCTCGATAACGGAATCGTCGCTGTGGCACAGACGGGTTCACCGGCAATTCCCCGTGATATTCCCGAGTACGAGCGGGCTGTCATCGAAGCGACACACAAAGCCCTCCCTGCTGTTGTCAGCATCCACACATACGGGACACGGAATGTTCTCTATACGTTCCGCGATCCCCTGCTCAACATGCTTTACGGCGGCCGTATCGGAGAGCAGAACGTTTCTTCTCTCGGTTCGGGTGTTATCATCGATAGAGATGGAACCATCATATCAAATGATCATGTCATCAATCTTGCCCAGGATAATCCCCGGATGAGAATTCAGGTCTCCCTTACCGACGGAAGGACATTCGAGGCTAAGCTTCTCAAGTCGTTTCCCCGCCAGGATATCGCCATCCTGTCGATCAAAGCGAAAAACATCCCGTACCTCGACCTGGGATCCTCGGGTGATCTCGTGCAGGGGCAGACTGCTATCGCCATCGGGAATCCATTCGGGCCGAGCCTGACTCTGGGCCTTTCGGGCGGTGAGCCGACAGTAACACGCGGTGTCATTTCGGCCCTGAAACGAAGCCTGACCATGGAAGACACCGAGGGCACTCCGCGATACTATCGAAATATGCTCCAGACAGACGCTTCCATCAACGAGGGCAATTCCGGCGGCGCGCTCATCGACCTCAACGGCAGGCTTATCGGAATCAATACCGCTATTTACACCGCGGGCGGCCCCGGTTCGATCGGTATCGGATTTGCTATCCCTGTCGACCGTGTGAAACTCATTCTGGATAATGTCCGGAATTACGGCGACATTCCGGATGCGTTTACCGGTATCACGGTTCAGCAGCTTACACAAAACACGCGGAGGAGAATAAATCTCCAGTCGGACAGCGAAGTAATGATTAAACATGTCGATTCGGGAAGTCCCGGTGATAGAGCCGGATTCAAACCGGATGATGTGATCGTCGGCGTCAACGGGCTGAATGTTACCACGATCGAGGAAGTACAGAACATGTTTCTGGGCGCTGTTCCGGGTGAGGTCTATACCCTCACGGTATACCGTGACGGCTCTTTCATGGAACTGAACCTCAAGCTCGGGATAAGTAAATAA
- the alr gene encoding alanine racemase codes for MKSAPDRDTIAITDLGAYKRNLEKIRNFTGPEVRLMAVVKANAYGHGMVECARTAHAAGASMFGVALAAEGEILRKAGLTGPVLVMAPESRDHWKTFLDNDLTMALTSFEMLEEIRTLLAGEETSLAVHIKVDTGMGRVGVAPEKALELAERAYDTPGIAVEGIFSHFPSADEDRDDYTRRQIDCFENLLDRLSQRGIRPPLAHMCNSAGTLKFPEAHFDLVRPGIMTYGLLPYPGSKEKLELEPVLSFYSRIGFIKEVPLQTPVSYGGTFVTGRPSRLATVPVGYADGYRRHLSNRGRALVNGIPVPVAGRICMDQTVFDITDAGDVRVGDTITLIGRDGDERITVEEHASLVGTISHEIVTGITSRVFRAFIEAT; via the coding sequence ATGAAATCAGCTCCTGACCGTGATACGATAGCGATTACAGACCTCGGCGCCTATAAGCGGAATCTAGAAAAGATCCGGAACTTCACCGGTCCCGAAGTTCGTCTCATGGCAGTTGTCAAGGCGAATGCTTACGGACATGGCATGGTCGAATGCGCCCGAACCGCTCATGCGGCAGGGGCTTCCATGTTCGGTGTCGCCCTCGCCGCAGAGGGGGAAATCCTCCGTAAAGCAGGTCTGACCGGGCCGGTTCTCGTCATGGCCCCCGAATCGCGGGATCACTGGAAGACATTCCTCGACAACGATTTAACCATGGCCCTTACTTCCTTTGAAATGCTTGAGGAGATACGGACTCTGCTCGCTGGAGAAGAAACATCGCTGGCCGTTCACATCAAGGTCGACACCGGTATGGGTCGAGTCGGAGTCGCTCCGGAAAAAGCTCTCGAACTTGCCGAGCGTGCATATGATACTCCCGGCATTGCAGTCGAAGGAATATTCAGCCATTTCCCCTCCGCCGACGAAGACCGTGACGACTATACACGCCGTCAGATCGATTGTTTTGAAAACCTGCTCGACCGGCTTTCACAAAGGGGAATCCGGCCGCCTCTGGCTCACATGTGCAATTCCGCGGGAACGCTGAAATTCCCCGAAGCTCATTTCGATCTCGTACGGCCCGGAATCATGACATACGGTCTTCTGCCATACCCGGGAAGCAAGGAAAAACTGGAGCTTGAACCGGTCTTGTCATTCTACAGCAGAATAGGCTTTATCAAGGAAGTGCCATTGCAAACGCCGGTCTCGTACGGTGGGACATTCGTCACCGGCCGTCCCTCACGGCTCGCCACCGTACCGGTCGGATACGCCGACGGGTATCGCCGTCACCTCTCGAACAGGGGGCGCGCACTTGTCAACGGAATACCGGTACCCGTTGCCGGTCGAATCTGTATGGATCAGACGGTGTTCGACATAACCGATGCAGGCGATGTCCGTGTTGGTGACACCATTACGCTTATCGGAAGGGACGGCGATGAACGAATTACGGTCGAAGAACACGCTTCACTAGTGGGGACAATCAGCCATGAAATTGTTACGGGAATCACCAGTAGAGTTTTTAGAGCCTTTATCGAAGCCACCTGA
- a CDS encoding DUF4321 domain-containing protein: MRGKNIGTLIVTLFVGVLIGGALGQLLGLFLPGDHIVAKALVDPLLTYVAGPWDLNLIIIVITLGFQMHINFFSILGIVGAWYYYKYSY, translated from the coding sequence ATGAGAGGTAAAAATATCGGTACGTTGATCGTTACGCTTTTTGTCGGAGTTCTGATCGGAGGTGCGCTCGGACAGCTTCTCGGACTTTTTCTTCCCGGCGATCATATCGTTGCAAAAGCGCTCGTTGATCCCCTTTTAACCTATGTTGCCGGCCCGTGGGATTTGAATCTTATCATCATCGTTATAACTTTAGGTTTTCAGATGCATATCAATTTTTTCAGCATATTGGGCATTGTCGGTGCCTGGTATTATTATAAGTATTCTTACTGA
- a CDS encoding phosphatidylserine decarboxylase — MMKIDPDGYKLCVIFLSGAVLGFGGYYKLQWPVFLWLVWFFLIITVFSLFFFRDPRRIIPPDAHSAVSAADGVVVDVSTVEADGFEGGKALRIAVFMNVFNVHVNRTPVDGRVIRTIHRNGKKLSAFNKRAEYENEHADTDFATLSGQVRIRQIAGLIARRVVTRVKDGDELKKGDRIGLIRFGSRVDVFFPINYIPAVSKGDHVRAGETVIARIPAGDTRK, encoded by the coding sequence ATGATGAAGATTGATCCCGATGGCTATAAATTATGTGTGATTTTTCTTTCGGGTGCCGTACTGGGATTTGGAGGCTACTATAAATTACAGTGGCCTGTGTTTTTATGGCTGGTATGGTTTTTTTTGATAATAACCGTTTTTTCCCTGTTTTTTTTCCGCGATCCCCGGAGGATCATACCGCCCGACGCACATTCGGCGGTTTCGGCGGCCGATGGTGTGGTCGTTGATGTGTCGACAGTCGAAGCGGACGGATTCGAAGGGGGAAAGGCATTACGAATCGCAGTGTTCATGAATGTTTTTAATGTTCATGTGAACCGGACCCCTGTTGACGGCAGGGTAATACGGACTATACACAGGAACGGAAAGAAGCTTTCCGCGTTTAACAAGAGGGCCGAATACGAAAACGAACATGCCGATACTGATTTTGCGACATTATCGGGTCAGGTGAGGATTCGTCAGATTGCGGGTCTTATTGCTCGGAGAGTAGTTACACGGGTAAAGGATGGTGATGAGCTCAAAAAAGGGGATAGAATCGGTTTAATACGGTTTGGCTCAAGAGTTGACGTTTTTTTCCCGATTAATTATATACCCGCTGTTTCAAAGGGCGATCATGTCCGGGCGGGCGAAACGGTAATTGCCCGTATCCCGGCCGGCGATACCCGGAAGTAA
- a CDS encoding twin-arginine translocase TatA/TatE family subunit codes for MFGLGPMELVIIFLIILLVFGAKRIPEIAQGLGKGINEFKKAAREVTSELDVDKTSTPTTHVRNELKGQPVQPPVEKKETREG; via the coding sequence ATGTTTGGACTTGGCCCAATGGAACTTGTCATAATCTTTCTTATAATCCTTCTTGTGTTCGGCGCCAAAAGAATTCCGGAAATCGCCCAGGGTCTCGGGAAAGGAATCAACGAATTTAAAAAGGCTGCCAGAGAAGTCACCAGCGAGCTTGATGTTGATAAAACTTCAACTCCGACCACTCATGTCAGAAATGAGTTAAAAGGCCAGCCTGTGCAACCGCCTGTTGAAAAAAAAGAAACACGTGAAGGTTGA
- the pssA gene encoding CDP-diacylglycerol--serine O-phosphatidyltransferase, whose protein sequence is MKLHKTKVVLPTIFTLGNVFCGFLAINNVVEGSQASMVSAAWWIIIAGIFDALDGKIARLTGTSSEFGIEFDSIADVISFGVAPAVLIYNYSLREFGRIGYFFAFCFLAAGALRLARFNLSANTGKKKFFTGMPIPAGAGIVAAYVLFTENVWGGIGQIDIAIAITILSSIAMVSHFKYNVLPKIGFGNRKDFIKSISFLVYIAIIARFPDEVFFPTGILYLFSGPVRDLTAPAVNHVFNKVDSR, encoded by the coding sequence ATGAAGCTCCATAAAACAAAAGTGGTTCTGCCCACAATATTCACTCTGGGTAATGTGTTCTGTGGTTTTCTTGCCATCAACAATGTGGTTGAAGGCTCACAGGCTTCAATGGTTTCGGCGGCATGGTGGATTATCATTGCCGGTATTTTCGATGCGCTCGATGGTAAAATAGCCCGTCTCACCGGGACATCATCGGAGTTCGGCATTGAATTCGACTCGATTGCCGATGTTATTTCCTTTGGTGTCGCCCCGGCTGTTCTCATATATAATTACTCGCTTCGTGAATTCGGAAGAATCGGTTATTTCTTCGCATTCTGTTTTCTCGCTGCCGGCGCTCTCCGTCTGGCACGATTCAACCTGAGCGCAAACACCGGAAAAAAGAAGTTTTTTACCGGTATGCCCATCCCTGCCGGGGCGGGTATAGTAGCCGCATATGTCTTGTTTACCGAGAATGTTTGGGGCGGAATCGGTCAGATAGATATAGCAATAGCCATTACTATTCTATCTTCGATTGCAATGGTGAGTCATTTCAAATACAATGTCCTCCCGAAAATCGGATTTGGAAATCGAAAAGATTTTATTAAAAGTATCTCCTTTCTTGTATACATAGCCATAATTGCCCGGTTCCCCGATGAAGTATTTTTCCCGACCGGTATCCTTTATCTTTTTTCGGGTCCCGTAAGAGATCTGACTGCACCGGCAGTCAACCATGTTTTTAATAAAGTCGACAGCAGGTGA
- the gatB gene encoding Asp-tRNA(Asn)/Glu-tRNA(Gln) amidotransferase subunit GatB, which produces MRYVPTIGLEIHSQLATKTKIFCGCSTEFGSEPNTHSCPVCLGMPGVLPVLNRQAIELAMRMGLLTGGNIQRMSYFARKNYFYPDLPKGYQISMFELPLIRGGHLDLRTSTGEKTIRFNRIHLEEDAGKLIHIEGDTKSYFDVNRCGVPLIEIVTEPDFETTEEITLFLNTLKEMLIFSGVSLGNMEQGNIRVDANISIRPVGQKKLGTRTEIKNMNSFVNAAIAINAEIERQTDIVEQGGSIVQETLLFDAAHKTLAAMRSKEEAHDYRYFPEPDLVPVFVDDEWIGRVRSELPEMRDQMRRRFETVYQIPAYDAEILTTSPEIACYYEETIKAGADPKKASNWIMGEVLRVLNETQLPLGEFKIKPPMLAGLLSMVEKGTISGSMAKTVFDEMRATGKDPKAIVGEQGLTQISDKDALEKIAREVISSSPDEVAKYKAGKTQVLGFFVGQVMKATGGKANPGEVNAIIREILS; this is translated from the coding sequence ATGAGGTACGTTCCGACAATCGGACTTGAAATTCATTCCCAGCTTGCCACGAAGACCAAGATATTCTGCGGATGTTCCACCGAATTCGGCAGTGAACCCAATACCCACAGCTGCCCCGTATGCCTCGGCATGCCCGGTGTACTGCCCGTACTCAACAGGCAGGCGATTGAGCTGGCGATGCGCATGGGACTCCTGACAGGCGGGAACATCCAGCGTATGAGTTATTTCGCCCGTAAAAACTACTTCTACCCCGACCTTCCCAAAGGGTATCAGATAAGCATGTTCGAATTACCGCTCATCAGGGGCGGGCATCTGGACCTCCGAACATCGACCGGGGAAAAGACCATACGTTTCAACCGTATTCATCTCGAGGAGGACGCCGGGAAACTCATTCACATCGAGGGAGACACCAAATCCTATTTCGATGTCAACCGGTGTGGCGTACCGCTTATCGAAATCGTTACCGAACCTGATTTCGAGACCACCGAGGAAATAACGCTCTTTCTGAATACCCTCAAGGAAATGCTTATATTCTCCGGTGTTTCGCTGGGAAACATGGAACAGGGGAACATCAGGGTCGATGCAAATATCTCGATCAGGCCTGTAGGCCAGAAAAAACTCGGCACCAGAACCGAAATCAAGAACATGAATTCCTTTGTCAACGCTGCTATCGCGATCAACGCTGAAATCGAGCGTCAGACCGATATTGTTGAACAGGGCGGATCGATCGTCCAGGAAACCCTCCTGTTCGATGCGGCGCATAAAACGCTCGCGGCCATGCGGTCAAAGGAAGAGGCTCACGATTACCGGTATTTCCCGGAGCCCGACCTCGTTCCGGTTTTTGTCGATGACGAATGGATCGGGCGGGTCAGAAGCGAGCTGCCGGAAATGCGTGACCAGATGCGGCGGCGGTTCGAGACGGTATACCAGATACCTGCCTATGACGCGGAAATTCTTACGACATCTCCTGAGATCGCCTGTTACTATGAAGAAACCATTAAAGCGGGAGCCGATCCCAAAAAAGCATCAAACTGGATCATGGGCGAAGTCCTCCGGGTTTTGAATGAAACCCAGCTCCCCCTCGGCGAGTTTAAGATAAAGCCCCCCATGCTCGCCGGATTGCTTTCAATGGTTGAAAAGGGCACGATCTCCGGATCGATGGCTAAAACGGTATTCGATGAGATGAGGGCAACCGGGAAGGACCCGAAAGCAATCGTCGGGGAACAGGGACTCACCCAGATTTCCGACAAGGATGCGCTTGAAAAAATAGCCCGGGAAGTTATATCCTCCAGCCCGGATGAAGTTGCGAAATATAAGGCCGGGAAAACACAGGTACTCGGATTTTTTGTCGGTCAGGTCATGAAGGCTACCGGGGGCAAGGCAAATCCCGGAGAAGTGAATGCAATCATACGGGAGATACTTTCATGA